A section of the Luteolibacter rhizosphaerae genome encodes:
- a CDS encoding tetratricopeptide repeat protein, which translates to MNDEIAASFLRVTGYLELGLAEDAMEELDALPQEAQESRVVLHLRVDAMFRMGQWREAMEVCLPMLEQDPGDPAWWIQAAFATRRADSIAAAEAILQRGQKQHPEQLLIHYNLACYACVQGRVEEALALLSRLPAEEKKTFLEMALKDDDLAAIHPRIVAWQREHSAEARES; encoded by the coding sequence GTGAACGACGAGATCGCTGCCTCCTTCCTGCGCGTCACCGGCTATCTGGAGCTCGGCTTGGCGGAGGATGCGATGGAGGAACTCGACGCTCTGCCACAGGAAGCCCAAGAGAGCCGGGTGGTGCTGCATCTGCGTGTGGATGCAATGTTCCGCATGGGCCAGTGGCGCGAGGCGATGGAGGTCTGCCTGCCGATGCTGGAGCAGGATCCCGGAGATCCCGCATGGTGGATTCAAGCAGCCTTCGCAACGCGCCGGGCGGACTCGATCGCGGCGGCGGAGGCGATCTTGCAACGCGGGCAGAAGCAGCACCCTGAGCAATTGCTGATTCACTACAACCTGGCCTGTTATGCCTGTGTGCAAGGCCGGGTGGAGGAAGCGCTCGCGCTGCTTTCCCGGTTACCCGCGGAGGAGAAGAAAACTTTCCTGGAGATGGCTCTGAAGGACGATGATCTGGCGGCCATCCATCCCAGAATCGTTGCTTGGCAGAGGGAGCACTCCGCGGAAGCAAGGGAGTCCTAG
- a CDS encoding archaemetzincin: MFAWDGTMKFRALIPLLVALGSFAFAAFESPNKEARTAAVGSLVSLDPKLRRVFSDTGEFQAKKEPAFNDWLTLHQEDGQTFNQYISSRPNLPNGRRRKLYILPIGNFEKGIAPDLDLLREYTAAYYHPLEVGMLPVIGDKEVPATERINRISAKKQWKSTDILDWLKAKLPADGYAMIAVTMTDLYPEEAWNFVFGQASLRERTGVFSFARYHPSWDGGEADEGTRNLVLRRAAKILTHEMGHMFGIRHCVHYECNMNGANHLEEADSTPMELCPVCLRKLYHAVRFDPLERYGLLDRFHAKHGMEAESKWIKERVAAIEAAK; the protein is encoded by the coding sequence ATGTTCGCTTGGGATGGGACGATGAAGTTCCGCGCCCTGATTCCCCTGCTCGTCGCGCTCGGCAGCTTCGCCTTCGCGGCTTTCGAATCACCTAACAAGGAAGCCCGGACCGCGGCGGTGGGATCGCTCGTCTCGCTCGATCCGAAGCTGCGACGTGTGTTTAGCGACACCGGTGAGTTCCAAGCAAAGAAGGAGCCGGCCTTCAACGATTGGCTTACCCTCCATCAGGAGGACGGACAGACTTTCAACCAATACATCTCATCGCGTCCCAATCTGCCGAACGGACGCCGGAGGAAGCTCTATATCCTGCCGATTGGAAACTTCGAGAAGGGTATCGCTCCCGATCTGGATCTGCTGCGGGAATACACGGCGGCCTACTATCATCCGCTGGAGGTTGGCATGCTTCCGGTGATCGGGGACAAGGAGGTCCCTGCGACGGAGCGCATCAACCGGATCTCCGCGAAGAAGCAGTGGAAAAGCACCGACATCCTCGATTGGTTGAAGGCGAAGCTTCCTGCCGATGGCTATGCGATGATCGCGGTCACGATGACCGATCTCTATCCGGAGGAGGCATGGAACTTCGTCTTCGGGCAGGCCTCGCTCCGGGAACGAACGGGGGTCTTCAGTTTCGCGCGCTATCATCCCTCATGGGACGGCGGCGAAGCTGACGAAGGGACGCGCAACTTGGTGCTACGGCGTGCGGCGAAGATCCTCACCCACGAGATGGGGCACATGTTCGGGATCCGGCACTGCGTTCACTACGAGTGCAACATGAACGGGGCGAACCATCTGGAGGAAGCGGACTCCACGCCGATGGAGCTCTGCCCGGTGTGTTTGAGAAAGCTCTACCACGCCGTTCGCTTCGATCCCTTGGAGCGCTATGGGTTGCTCGATCGCTTCCACGCGAAGCATGGCATGGAAGCGGAGAGCAAGTGGATCAAGGAACGGGTCGCGGCGATCGAGGCGGCGAAGTGA
- a CDS encoding CvfB family protein produces MAHIGERATLTILREQPFGLFLDAGDELGEVLLPRREMPVKWHVGGEVDVFLYHDSEDRPVATMKHPKVMPGDFAYLEVLAVTGVGAFLDWGLPKDLLLPFREQKERLEVGKSYVVHVHVDPASGRIVATRRLNKFLNQTKPDYKEGQEVELMLYGKTELGYKAIIEGKHSGVLFANEVFRRLRAGEKTKGYVVQARPDGKIDLSLYPPGRARIDDLETRIEDELKQRGGFWALSDSSPAEEIHKALGVSKKAFKQATGALFKKRKIALSDEGMRLVE; encoded by the coding sequence ATGGCCCATATCGGCGAGCGCGCCACCCTTACCATTCTCCGCGAGCAACCCTTCGGACTCTTCCTCGATGCCGGGGACGAGCTGGGCGAGGTGCTGCTGCCGCGCCGCGAGATGCCGGTGAAATGGCACGTGGGGGGCGAGGTGGATGTCTTCCTCTACCACGACTCCGAGGATCGCCCGGTCGCGACCATGAAGCACCCCAAGGTGATGCCTGGGGACTTCGCTTACCTCGAGGTGCTTGCGGTGACCGGTGTCGGCGCCTTCCTCGATTGGGGCCTGCCTAAGGATCTGCTGTTGCCTTTCCGCGAGCAGAAGGAGCGGCTTGAGGTGGGCAAGTCCTACGTCGTCCATGTGCATGTGGACCCGGCCAGCGGCCGCATCGTCGCGACCCGCCGCCTGAACAAGTTCCTCAACCAGACCAAGCCGGACTATAAGGAAGGCCAGGAGGTGGAGCTGATGCTCTATGGTAAGACGGAGCTCGGCTACAAGGCGATCATCGAGGGCAAGCACTCCGGCGTTCTCTTCGCCAATGAAGTGTTCCGCCGCTTGCGTGCGGGGGAGAAGACCAAGGGCTATGTGGTGCAGGCCAGACCCGATGGGAAAATCGATCTCTCGCTTTATCCTCCGGGCCGCGCCCGCATCGATGACCTCGAAACCCGCATCGAGGACGAACTCAAGCAGCGCGGCGGCTTCTGGGCCCTCAGCGATTCCAGCCCGGCGGAAGAGATCCACAAGGCTCTAGGCGTGAGCAAAAAGGCCTTCAAGCAGGCGACCGGAGCGTTGTTCAAGAAGCGCAAGATCGCCCTCAGCGACGAGGGGATGCGCTTGGTCGAGTAG
- a CDS encoding plasmid pRiA4b ORF-3 family protein, with product MSVPRIVVKVFLYQITPQIWRRFSVPASFTFLQLNDALQDAMGWENKHPHEFRHGSGKNLKDVIGPVGLADQVPKGGEFQDETKVTLADFIGKKRLPMRMLYRYDFAEDWLHEIVLEKKEESEETGPIMIDGARACPPEDFGGAFQYMEALTGQIGWYRGEYDPEAFDIKEVIFGGKKRNPKKRKLL from the coding sequence ATGTCCGTGCCGCGCATTGTCGTCAAAGTCTTCCTTTACCAGATCACCCCGCAGATCTGGCGGCGCTTCTCGGTGCCCGCGTCCTTCACCTTCCTGCAGCTGAATGACGCGCTGCAGGATGCGATGGGCTGGGAGAACAAGCACCCGCACGAATTCCGCCACGGCTCCGGCAAGAACTTGAAAGACGTCATCGGCCCGGTCGGCTTGGCGGATCAGGTGCCGAAGGGCGGTGAATTCCAAGACGAGACCAAGGTCACGCTGGCCGACTTCATCGGCAAGAAGCGCCTGCCGATGCGGATGCTCTACCGCTACGACTTCGCGGAGGACTGGCTGCACGAGATCGTGCTGGAGAAAAAGGAAGAGTCCGAGGAGACCGGCCCGATCATGATCGACGGCGCGCGTGCCTGCCCGCCGGAAGACTTCGGCGGCGCCTTCCAATACATGGAGGCCCTGACCGGCCAGATCGGCTGGTACCGCGGCGAGTACGATCCCGAAGCCTTCGATATCAAGGAAGTGATCTTCGGCGGCAAGAAGCGGAATCCGAAGAAGCGCAAGCTGCTCTAA
- a CDS encoding SGNH/GDSL hydrolase family protein, which produces MKLPLLLSLMLGLHLPLQAADQVVTLGDSLTYGYEGEFCFRITVPPAAGSSAGTYGDNMPATVRNWIETLSSTNYRNAHFDQGARVTFRLSFALLGGNTYTLFLRNRFNWAIPGLKVDQLREFVLGQKTFLQLLAADPDFAPLADALGNPLVSNFNQANQFNVTEMNTQITSNAERLVFFIGGNDVRGVYQSIYEGNPVGSFVDDFMADATAVLDHVRSKNPNIQLLVVAVPHIGITPDIKSTCPTDPVKTPRVTAMLQDLNARLEALAKQKGGGFADIFTPTLSLLDSSSYGIHGIPFANSGTATGDLDYLWLNGEFSANFHPNTNAQLVIANEIIRGFNKRYQTGIAPLSATEMLGNRLGKSAVQIDMSFANWMTGFGLSGQGENSDADGDGIKAGAEFALGLNPTLPDADQIASTRVSGGSQLELAYPKRLPSSTRFTLQATSSTGLAAPFTRIAPAPTIGSDGLYRARIPVTPGGRGFLRLESTLAP; this is translated from the coding sequence GTGAAACTCCCCCTCCTGCTCTCGCTGATGCTCGGCCTGCACCTTCCGCTACAAGCCGCCGACCAAGTGGTCACTCTCGGGGACTCCCTGACCTACGGCTACGAGGGCGAGTTCTGCTTCCGGATCACCGTGCCGCCCGCGGCGGGATCATCCGCTGGCACCTACGGCGACAACATGCCCGCGACGGTGCGCAACTGGATCGAGACTCTGAGCTCCACCAATTATCGCAATGCCCACTTCGACCAAGGCGCGCGGGTGACCTTCCGTCTGAGCTTCGCCCTCCTCGGCGGAAACACCTACACCCTTTTCCTGCGCAACCGCTTCAACTGGGCCATTCCCGGGTTGAAAGTGGATCAGCTGCGGGAGTTCGTCCTAGGTCAGAAGACCTTCCTCCAGCTTCTCGCCGCGGATCCGGACTTCGCGCCGCTGGCCGACGCCTTGGGCAATCCGTTGGTCTCCAACTTCAATCAAGCGAACCAGTTCAACGTGACCGAGATGAACACCCAGATCACCAGTAATGCCGAGCGGCTGGTGTTCTTCATCGGCGGGAATGACGTGCGCGGGGTTTACCAATCGATCTACGAGGGCAACCCGGTGGGCAGTTTCGTGGACGACTTCATGGCCGATGCCACGGCGGTCCTCGATCACGTGCGATCCAAGAACCCGAACATCCAGTTGCTGGTCGTGGCGGTCCCGCACATCGGCATCACGCCGGACATCAAGAGCACCTGCCCCACCGATCCGGTGAAGACGCCGCGGGTGACGGCCATGCTGCAGGACTTGAACGCCCGTCTCGAGGCACTGGCCAAGCAAAAGGGCGGCGGCTTCGCGGACATTTTCACCCCCACCCTCTCACTGCTGGACTCAAGCTCCTACGGCATTCACGGGATTCCCTTTGCGAATTCCGGCACCGCCACCGGCGATCTCGACTACCTGTGGTTGAATGGCGAGTTCAGCGCGAACTTCCACCCGAACACCAATGCCCAACTGGTGATCGCGAACGAGATCATCCGCGGCTTCAACAAACGCTATCAGACCGGCATCGCCCCGCTCAGTGCCACCGAGATGCTCGGCAACAGGCTGGGCAAATCCGCCGTCCAGATCGACATGAGCTTCGCCAACTGGATGACGGGCTTCGGCCTGAGCGGACAAGGCGAGAACAGCGACGCTGATGGCGATGGCATCAAGGCCGGTGCGGAGTTCGCGCTTGGCCTGAACCCAACCCTTCCTGACGCAGATCAGATCGCCAGCACGAGGGTATCGGGAGGATCGCAACTCGAACTGGCCTATCCGAAGCGGCTGCCGAGCTCGACGCGCTTCACGCTGCAAGCCACGAGTTCGACGGGACTTGCTGCGCCCTTCACGCGGATCGCGCCCGCGCCGACCATCGGCAGCGACGGGCTCTACCGTGCACGGATCCCGGTAACGCCCGGCGGTCGTGGTTTTCTCCGCCTGGAGAGTACCCTCGCTCCCTGA
- a CDS encoding SMP-30/gluconolactonase/LRE family protein, with amino-acid sequence MKAVALLPFLALACLHAEESYPVDPASQRQEGVPKGVTTKHSFNASKVYPGTERTYWLHVPAQYDPAKPACLMVFQDGGGYVNEGGANKIPIVFDNLIAKNEMPVTIGLFIDPGVVPAPNDQAQPRFNRSYEYDAFSGDYAKFLIDELIPEVAKNYNLSTNPDHRAICGASSGGIAAFNVAWQRPDAFRRVYSMIGTFVGLRGADEFETLVRKTEPKPIRVFLQDGSNDLNIYCGDWWMANQAMLTALSFSGYEVNHKWGEGPHSHQHGGAIMPEVLRWLWKDFPKPVTVNYEACRGRAKDMLIPGQDWQLISSGHGFTEGPIAAADGSVYFTDIPKSTIHRVAPDGGVSVFLENTQGTNGLAFGPDGRLYGCRTGSGEIVSWDIATKDEKVHAKDIKANDLVVANDGTIYATEPQKKAVWIIRPGQDKVMGTDRCNGVNGVTLTPDQTRLEIADPGGRYIWSATRAADGSLTNVQPYHHLHLPPADPDPRSRADGLKVTRDGWLLVATAMGIQVCDQPGRVNLIILMPAGSRAPSNLCFGGPEQKTLYATAGDKVFKRETKLTGIRAWEKPVMPPKPGL; translated from the coding sequence ATGAAAGCCGTCGCGTTGCTCCCTTTCCTCGCCCTCGCGTGTCTCCATGCCGAGGAGTCTTATCCGGTCGATCCCGCCTCGCAGCGGCAGGAGGGTGTGCCGAAGGGGGTGACCACCAAGCACAGCTTCAATGCCAGCAAGGTCTACCCCGGCACGGAGCGCACCTACTGGCTGCATGTGCCGGCCCAGTATGATCCGGCCAAGCCGGCCTGCCTGATGGTCTTCCAAGACGGCGGCGGCTATGTGAACGAGGGCGGCGCGAACAAGATCCCGATCGTCTTTGATAACCTGATCGCGAAGAACGAGATGCCGGTCACCATCGGCCTCTTCATCGATCCGGGCGTGGTGCCCGCACCGAACGATCAGGCCCAGCCCCGCTTCAACCGCAGCTACGAATACGACGCCTTCAGCGGGGACTATGCGAAGTTCCTGATCGACGAGCTGATCCCTGAGGTGGCGAAGAACTACAACCTGAGCACCAACCCGGACCACCGCGCGATTTGCGGTGCTTCCTCCGGTGGCATCGCGGCCTTCAACGTGGCATGGCAGCGACCGGACGCCTTCCGTCGCGTCTACTCGATGATCGGCACCTTCGTCGGCCTGCGGGGTGCGGACGAGTTCGAGACATTGGTCCGCAAGACCGAGCCGAAGCCGATCCGGGTCTTCCTGCAAGACGGCTCGAACGATCTCAACATCTATTGCGGCGATTGGTGGATGGCGAACCAAGCTATGCTTACCGCGCTGAGCTTCTCCGGCTACGAGGTGAATCACAAATGGGGTGAAGGCCCTCACTCCCACCAGCACGGCGGCGCGATCATGCCGGAGGTGTTGCGCTGGTTGTGGAAGGATTTCCCGAAGCCGGTGACCGTGAACTACGAGGCCTGCCGCGGTCGGGCGAAGGACATGCTCATCCCCGGACAGGATTGGCAACTCATCAGCAGCGGCCACGGCTTCACGGAAGGGCCGATCGCGGCGGCGGATGGCAGCGTCTACTTCACCGATATCCCGAAGAGCACGATTCATCGCGTCGCTCCCGATGGCGGCGTTTCGGTCTTCCTCGAGAACACGCAGGGAACCAACGGTCTCGCCTTCGGTCCGGATGGACGGCTCTACGGCTGCCGCACGGGCAGCGGTGAGATCGTCTCTTGGGACATCGCCACCAAGGACGAAAAGGTCCACGCGAAGGACATCAAAGCAAACGATCTGGTCGTGGCGAACGATGGAACCATCTACGCGACGGAGCCGCAGAAGAAGGCCGTGTGGATCATCCGCCCGGGCCAAGACAAGGTGATGGGCACCGACCGTTGCAATGGCGTGAACGGTGTAACCCTCACCCCTGACCAGACCCGCCTGGAGATCGCTGATCCGGGCGGCCGCTACATCTGGTCGGCCACACGGGCGGCGGATGGTTCGCTGACCAATGTTCAGCCTTACCATCATCTGCACCTGCCGCCCGCCGATCCCGATCCGCGGAGCCGGGCGGACGGTCTGAAGGTTACCCGCGATGGCTGGCTCCTCGTTGCCACCGCGATGGGCATCCAGGTCTGCGACCAACCCGGTCGGGTGAACCTGATCATCCTGATGCCCGCGGGCTCTCGCGCTCCTTCCAATCTCTGCTTCGGCGGGCCGGAGCAAAAGACCCTCTACGCCACCGCAGGGGACAAGGTGTTCAAGCGCGAGACCAAGCTCACGGGAATCCGTGCCTGGGAAAAGCCCGTGATGCCGCCCAAGCCCGGCCTCTGA
- a CDS encoding excinuclease ABC subunit UvrB translates to MAFQLNSEYSPQGDQAQAIAKLVKSIRAGNTHQTLLGVTGSGKTFTMANVIEQIGKPTLIMSHNKTLAAQLYSEFKNFFPHNAVEYFVSYFDYYQPEAYIPRTDTYIEKDSSINDEIERLRLSSMGSLLTREDTIVIASVSCIYGLGSPDDYQGMMVPVWVGQELRRDDFLQSLVAILFERNDIAFGRGKFRVRGDVVEVHPAYLDETAVRIEFFGDEIDRITTIDTLTGATIDRVDKHTFFPAKQFVTPGEKMKRAIVEIRKEAEERVAWFEKEGKLIEAQRLRMRTDYDIEMMQEMGFCQGIENYSRHLTGRPPGSRPHTLLDFFPRDFLLMIDESHATIPQIGGMFEGDKSRKTVLVDHGFRLPSALDNRPLKFDEFMQMTHQRLYVSATPGPFEIVNSRPDNKRYIPVKGRGDDRGFTHIDLKQMRVKPSGSAEPVADFDPERSGKALVVEQIIRPTGLLDPTLVLRPLKHQIDETIELCRQRVEKGERVLVTTLTKKTAEDLSEYLQGTGLKVRYIHADIDTVERVEILRQLRAAAFDILVGINLLREGLDLPEVSLVCILDADKEGFLRNETSLIQTAGRAARHLNGQCVLFCDEVTDSIQRLIDVTEYRRSRQMEHNEKHGITPQSVKRAVQESLQLYSNQRDSADKLNRSMVAEDEEAYDKVRVLAELEREMLDASAKLEFERAAHLRDQIAALKSGTPAAAAPRDKVSYPKKGRAGRKR, encoded by the coding sequence ATGGCATTCCAACTGAACAGCGAGTATTCCCCCCAAGGCGATCAGGCTCAGGCGATTGCCAAGCTGGTGAAGTCCATCCGCGCGGGAAACACCCATCAAACGCTGCTCGGGGTTACCGGCTCCGGGAAGACCTTCACGATGGCGAACGTGATCGAGCAGATCGGGAAACCGACGCTGATCATGAGCCACAACAAGACGCTGGCGGCTCAGCTTTACTCGGAGTTCAAGAACTTCTTCCCGCACAACGCGGTCGAGTACTTCGTTTCCTACTTCGATTACTACCAGCCGGAGGCTTACATTCCCCGAACCGATACCTACATCGAGAAGGACTCGTCGATCAACGACGAGATCGAGCGCTTGCGCCTGTCCTCGATGGGTTCACTACTGACCCGCGAGGACACGATTGTGATCGCGTCGGTATCCTGCATCTACGGCTTGGGATCGCCGGACGATTATCAAGGGATGATGGTGCCGGTGTGGGTGGGGCAGGAGCTCCGCCGCGACGACTTTCTGCAATCGCTGGTCGCGATCCTTTTCGAGCGGAACGACATCGCCTTCGGTCGTGGCAAGTTCCGGGTGCGCGGGGACGTGGTCGAAGTGCATCCGGCCTACCTCGACGAGACGGCGGTGCGGATCGAGTTCTTCGGCGACGAGATCGACCGCATCACCACGATCGACACGCTGACCGGCGCGACGATCGACCGGGTGGACAAGCACACCTTCTTCCCGGCGAAGCAATTCGTGACGCCGGGCGAGAAGATGAAGCGCGCCATCGTGGAGATCCGCAAGGAGGCGGAGGAGCGCGTGGCTTGGTTCGAGAAGGAGGGCAAGCTGATCGAGGCCCAGCGGCTGCGGATGCGGACCGACTACGACATCGAGATGATGCAGGAGATGGGTTTCTGCCAAGGGATCGAGAACTACTCGCGGCACCTGACCGGGCGCCCGCCGGGATCGCGACCGCACACCTTGCTCGATTTCTTCCCGCGCGACTTCCTGCTGATGATCGACGAGAGCCACGCGACGATTCCGCAGATCGGCGGGATGTTCGAGGGCGACAAGAGCCGCAAGACGGTGCTGGTGGATCACGGCTTCCGCCTGCCCAGCGCGCTCGACAACCGGCCGCTGAAGTTCGACGAGTTCATGCAGATGACTCACCAGCGGCTCTACGTCTCCGCGACGCCGGGGCCCTTCGAGATCGTCAATTCGCGCCCGGATAACAAGCGCTACATCCCGGTGAAGGGACGCGGCGATGACCGCGGCTTCACGCACATCGATCTGAAGCAGATGCGGGTCAAGCCGAGCGGCAGTGCCGAGCCGGTTGCGGACTTCGATCCGGAACGCTCGGGTAAGGCGTTGGTGGTGGAACAGATCATCCGGCCTACCGGCCTGCTCGATCCCACGCTGGTGCTGCGACCGCTCAAGCACCAGATCGACGAGACCATCGAGCTCTGCCGCCAGCGGGTGGAGAAAGGCGAGCGTGTGCTGGTTACGACGCTGACGAAGAAGACCGCGGAGGATCTCTCCGAGTATCTGCAGGGCACCGGGCTGAAGGTGCGGTATATCCATGCGGACATCGACACGGTGGAGCGCGTGGAGATCCTGCGGCAGCTGCGGGCCGCGGCTTTCGACATCCTGGTCGGAATCAACTTGCTGCGTGAGGGACTGGACCTGCCGGAAGTCTCGCTGGTCTGCATTCTCGATGCGGACAAGGAGGGCTTCCTACGCAACGAAACCAGCTTGATCCAGACGGCGGGACGGGCAGCGCGGCACCTGAACGGCCAGTGCGTGCTCTTCTGCGACGAGGTCACCGATTCGATCCAGCGGCTCATCGATGTGACGGAGTATCGCCGCAGCCGGCAGATGGAGCACAACGAGAAGCACGGGATCACGCCGCAGAGCGTGAAACGTGCGGTGCAGGAGAGCCTGCAGCTTTACTCGAACCAGCGCGACAGCGCGGACAAGCTGAATCGCTCGATGGTGGCCGAGGACGAGGAGGCCTATGACAAGGTGCGGGTGCTGGCCGAACTGGAGCGCGAGATGCTCGATGCCTCCGCCAAGCTGGAATTCGAACGGGCAGCACACCTGCGCGACCAGATCGCGGCGCTGAAATCGGGAACACCTGCGGCGGCCGCGCCGCGCGACAAGGTGAGCTATCCGAAGAAAGGGCGGGCGGGTCGGAAGCGATAA
- a CDS encoding alkaline phosphatase D family protein, which translates to MNLSSRPLFPLDSPRLKRRSFLGASGSMLVALGASRAWGNAPVAKERPSFQAYPFQLGVASGDPSADGFVLWTRLAPEPLQGGGMPDLPVWVHWRVAEDEAMTKVVAKGKEVASPDWAHSVHVEVTGLRPDRWYWYEFRAGAEISPRGRTRTLESPDRAAAETSMLKMAFASCQHWEAGFFTAYQHMLAENPDIVFHLGDYIYEGRAKEDQIRKHNSAEIVSLTDYRNRHAQYKSDPSLQAMHRNAPWVVTWDDHEFDNNCAGDCSEEKNIDVTAFLARRAAAYQAYYEHMPLRAACVPKGPGMKLYRSVRHGSLVDFHVLDTRQYRTDQPNDDGLKALGTAAMDPNATLLGSVQKEWLLGELGKSRATWNVLAQQVMMARVDRHEGEEERCSMDQWPGYEVERQALLNAFCQMKVSNPIVLTGDIHTHWANELPCIPGQPDSQIAGAEFVCTSITSGGNGKAQPPYMDQLKSENPFVKYHATQRGYVSCTIDKGVWRTDFRTVDFVTRPGAKLHTPASFVVESGKAAVVPA; encoded by the coding sequence ATGAATCTCTCCTCGCGTCCGCTGTTTCCTCTCGATTCCCCGCGACTGAAACGCCGCTCATTCCTGGGTGCTTCCGGCTCGATGCTGGTGGCGCTCGGGGCCAGCCGGGCATGGGGGAACGCCCCGGTGGCGAAGGAGCGTCCCTCCTTCCAAGCCTATCCTTTCCAGCTCGGGGTCGCCTCCGGTGATCCCTCCGCGGATGGCTTCGTGCTGTGGACCCGTCTCGCGCCGGAGCCCCTGCAGGGCGGCGGCATGCCGGATCTCCCGGTGTGGGTTCACTGGCGCGTGGCGGAGGATGAGGCGATGACCAAGGTGGTCGCCAAGGGCAAGGAAGTGGCCAGCCCGGATTGGGCCCACTCCGTGCACGTGGAGGTCACCGGCCTGCGCCCGGACCGTTGGTATTGGTATGAGTTCCGTGCCGGTGCCGAGATCAGCCCGCGTGGCCGGACCCGCACTTTGGAGAGCCCGGACCGCGCCGCGGCGGAGACCTCGATGCTGAAGATGGCCTTCGCCTCTTGCCAGCATTGGGAGGCCGGTTTCTTCACCGCCTACCAGCACATGCTCGCGGAGAATCCGGACATCGTCTTCCACCTCGGCGATTACATTTACGAGGGCCGCGCGAAGGAGGATCAGATCCGCAAGCACAACAGCGCGGAGATCGTGAGCCTGACCGACTACCGCAACCGTCACGCCCAGTACAAGAGCGATCCCTCCCTGCAGGCGATGCACCGGAATGCGCCTTGGGTGGTGACCTGGGATGACCACGAGTTCGACAACAACTGTGCCGGCGACTGCTCGGAGGAGAAGAACATCGATGTCACCGCCTTCCTCGCCCGCCGCGCGGCTGCCTATCAGGCCTACTACGAACACATGCCGCTGCGTGCGGCCTGCGTGCCGAAGGGCCCGGGGATGAAACTCTACCGCAGCGTCCGCCACGGCAGCCTCGTGGATTTCCACGTGCTGGACACCCGCCAGTACCGCACCGATCAACCGAACGACGACGGCCTGAAAGCGCTCGGCACCGCCGCCATGGACCCGAATGCCACCCTCCTCGGCAGCGTCCAGAAGGAGTGGCTGCTCGGTGAACTCGGCAAGTCCCGCGCGACATGGAATGTCCTCGCCCAGCAGGTGATGATGGCCCGCGTGGACCGACATGAGGGCGAAGAAGAGCGCTGCAGCATGGATCAGTGGCCGGGCTACGAGGTCGAGCGGCAGGCCCTCCTCAACGCCTTCTGCCAGATGAAGGTTTCCAACCCGATCGTGCTCACCGGGGATATCCACACCCACTGGGCGAACGAGTTGCCCTGCATCCCGGGCCAGCCGGATTCGCAGATCGCGGGGGCGGAGTTCGTTTGCACCTCCATCACCTCGGGCGGCAATGGCAAGGCCCAGCCGCCCTACATGGATCAGCTCAAGTCGGAGAACCCCTTCGTGAAATACCACGCCACCCAGCGCGGCTACGTGAGCTGCACGATCGACAAGGGCGTCTGGCGCACGGACTTCCGCACCGTGGATTTCGTCACCCGCCCGGGTGCGAAGCTCCACACACCGGCATCCTTCGTCGTGGAGAGCGGGAAGGCCGCGGTCGTCCCGGCCTGA